From the Actinomycetota bacterium genome, one window contains:
- a CDS encoding 4a-hydroxytetrahydrobiopterin dehydratase produces the protein MTTISEAELFHALPGWQRYGNRIEKTFTFDDFGAAARFVGRMADDAAVAGRQPAIDLRCDCVTVAFAPRDGSTVTLDDVAVASRIQRLLGDHRHPVGRAGPWSPGGLLACRRPRPVGQAGP, from the coding sequence ATGACCACCATCAGCGAGGCGGAGCTCTTCCACGCCCTGCCCGGCTGGCAACGCTACGGCAACCGCATCGAGAAGACCTTCACCTTCGACGACTTCGGTGCTGCGGCGCGGTTCGTCGGCCGGATGGCCGATGACGCTGCCGTTGCCGGTCGCCAGCCTGCCATCGACCTCCGCTGCGATTGCGTCACCGTTGCCTTCGCCCCACGGGACGGCAGCACTGTGACCCTGGACGATGTGGCCGTGGCAAGCCGCATCCAGCGGCTCCTCGGCGACCACCGCCACCCGGTCGGCCGGGCCGGCCCCTGGAGTCCCGGCGGGCTGCTGGCCTGCAGGCGCCCGCGTCCAGTTGGTCAGGCCGGCCCCTGA
- the folE gene encoding GTP cyclohydrolase I FolE — translation MPEEPTPLGSRPKLELVGRSPAVDLVRAERAVAELLAALGQDPTSEELAETPRRVAASYAELLTPAPFTLTSFPNDEGYDELVLARAIPFSSLCQHHLLPFTGIAHVGYLPAGRILGLSKLARVVELFARRLQLQERLTTQVANWLQTQLEPKGVGVVLEAEHLCMTLRGVQATGARTVTSALHGRLRDDPRSRQEFLALTRTAT, via the coding sequence ATGCCCGAGGAGCCCACACCGCTCGGCAGCCGCCCGAAGCTGGAACTCGTGGGCCGCTCCCCAGCGGTCGACCTGGTCCGGGCCGAGCGGGCGGTGGCCGAGCTGCTGGCCGCGCTCGGCCAGGACCCGACCTCGGAGGAGCTGGCGGAGACGCCGCGGCGGGTCGCGGCCAGCTACGCCGAGCTGCTCACCCCGGCCCCGTTCACCCTGACCAGCTTCCCCAACGACGAGGGCTACGACGAGCTGGTGCTGGCCAGGGCCATCCCGTTCTCATCGCTGTGCCAGCACCACCTGCTGCCCTTCACCGGGATCGCCCACGTCGGCTACCTACCGGCCGGGCGGATCCTGGGGCTGTCCAAGCTGGCCCGGGTGGTCGAGCTGTTCGCCCGCCGCCTGCAGCTCCAGGAGCGGCTCACCACCCAGGTCGCCAACTGGCTCCAGACCCAGCTCGAGCCCAAGGGCGTCGGGGTGGTGCTGGAGGCCGAGCACCTGTGCATGACCCTGCGCGGCGTCCAGGCAACCGGCGCCCGCACCGTGACCTCGGCCCTGCACGGCCGGCTGCGCGACGACCCGCGCTCGCGGCAGGAGTTCCTCGCCCTCACCCGCACCGCCACCTGA
- a CDS encoding cupin domain-containing protein: MEKFSLEARTRVLMKSAATAPAGRAAETVYGGHEHVLRQTLIALTAGSALSEHENPGEATVQVLGGRVRLVADAAEWEGRDGDLLIVPRARHTLHALEDSAVLLTVAKLP, encoded by the coding sequence ATGGAGAAGTTCTCGCTCGAGGCGCGTACCCGCGTACTGATGAAGTCGGCAGCGACCGCTCCGGCCGGCCGCGCCGCCGAGACGGTCTACGGTGGGCATGAGCATGTGCTGCGGCAGACGCTCATCGCGTTGACCGCCGGGTCGGCGCTGTCGGAGCACGAGAATCCCGGCGAGGCGACCGTCCAGGTTCTGGGGGGACGGGTACGGCTCGTTGCCGACGCCGCCGAGTGGGAGGGACGCGACGGCGACCTCCTCATCGTTCCCAGGGCGCGGCACACGTTGCATGCCCTCGAGGACTCGGCCGTCCTGCTCACCGTCGCCAAGCTCCCGTAG
- a CDS encoding FAD-dependent oxidoreductase yields the protein MTATPTSTFVIVGAGLAGAKAAETLRAEGFDGRLLLLGEEPERPYERPPLSKAYLRGETDRDSLYVHQEEFYAVHEIQLRPSTPVRAINPAGHQLQLASGEQISYGRLLLATGAAPRRLALPGADLDGVHYLRSRRDADALAAAAARAEHVVVVGTGWIGSEAAASLRQLGREVTLIGPDPTPLARVLGPEIGRVYRDLHADHGVRLALGTRVAGFRGHGRVETVITSDGRTFDGDLVLVGAGAVPRTELAEAAGLPVRDGVLVNEQLEAVGAAGVFAAGDVAAAWHPRYQTHLRVEHWANALNQGPAAARNMLGIPTPYARLPYFYSDQYDLGMEYSGLAVDWDRVVVRGDLAARTFIAFWVKDQRVVAGMNANIWDVTESVQTLIRGGRPVDPARLADPDIPLDQVTSELVTTSTR from the coding sequence ATGACCGCCACCCCCACGTCCACATTTGTCATCGTCGGTGCCGGCCTGGCCGGCGCCAAGGCGGCCGAGACCCTGCGCGCCGAGGGATTCGACGGCCGCCTGCTGCTGCTCGGCGAGGAGCCCGAGCGGCCGTACGAGCGCCCGCCGCTGTCCAAGGCCTACCTGCGCGGCGAGACCGACCGCGACAGCCTCTACGTGCACCAGGAGGAGTTCTACGCCGTCCACGAGATCCAGCTGCGCCCCTCCACCCCGGTCCGCGCGATCAATCCGGCCGGCCACCAGCTCCAGCTCGCGTCCGGCGAGCAGATCAGCTACGGGCGGCTGCTGCTGGCCACCGGGGCGGCGCCGCGCCGCCTGGCCCTGCCCGGGGCGGACCTGGACGGCGTCCACTACCTGCGCAGCCGCCGCGACGCCGACGCCCTGGCCGCCGCCGCCGCCCGGGCCGAGCACGTCGTGGTGGTCGGCACCGGCTGGATCGGCAGCGAGGCCGCCGCCTCCCTGCGCCAGCTGGGCCGGGAGGTGACCCTGATCGGCCCGGACCCCACCCCGCTGGCCCGGGTGCTCGGCCCCGAGATCGGGCGTGTCTACCGGGACCTGCACGCCGACCACGGCGTCCGGCTGGCTCTCGGCACCCGGGTCGCCGGCTTCCGCGGCCACGGCCGGGTCGAGACGGTCATCACCAGCGACGGCCGCACCTTCGACGGCGACCTGGTGCTGGTCGGCGCCGGCGCCGTCCCGCGGACCGAGCTGGCCGAGGCGGCCGGGCTGCCCGTCCGGGACGGGGTGCTGGTCAACGAGCAGCTGGAAGCGGTCGGAGCAGCCGGAGTGTTTGCCGCCGGCGACGTGGCCGCCGCCTGGCATCCCCGCTACCAGACCCACCTACGTGTTGAGCACTGGGCCAACGCCCTCAACCAGGGCCCGGCCGCGGCCAGGAACATGCTCGGCATCCCCACCCCGTACGCGCGGCTTCCCTACTTCTACTCCGACCAGTACGACCTGGGCATGGAGTACTCGGGGCTGGCCGTCGACTGGGACCGGGTGGTGGTCCGGGGCGATCTAGCTGCTCGCACGTTCATCGCCTTCTGGGTCAAGGACCAGCGGGTGGTGGCCGGCATGAACGCCAACATCTGGGACGTCACCGAGTCTGTCCAGACCCTGATCCGCGGCGGCCGGCCGGTCGACCCGGCGCGACTCGCCGACCCCGACATCCCCCTGGACCAGGTGACCAGCGAGCTGGTGACAACGAGCACCCGATGA
- a CDS encoding helix-turn-helix domain-containing protein: MDPTDVDQQLTSLAGLGDPIRRALYRYVADRGVPVSRDEAAQAAGISRPLAAYHLDKLVEDGLLEPRYHRRGSRRGPGAGRPAKHYVRADRPLELSLPARDYAALAELLAGAFEADRSGAAKAALNRAAAALGAELGTEAAGRTAPDGDPDQVLAAVRQVLAARGYEPYQDPDGTIRLRNCPFDRIAARHRELVCGANHAMLQALTHQVDGDPPTVRAVLDPQPGRCCVTLTRAS, from the coding sequence ATGGATCCTACTGACGTTGATCAGCAGCTCACCAGCCTGGCCGGCCTGGGCGACCCCATCCGCCGCGCCCTCTACCGGTACGTGGCCGACCGCGGCGTCCCCGTCAGCCGGGACGAGGCCGCCCAGGCCGCCGGCATCAGCCGGCCCCTGGCCGCCTACCACCTCGACAAGCTCGTCGAGGACGGCCTGCTGGAGCCCCGCTACCACCGGCGCGGGAGCCGCCGCGGACCGGGCGCCGGCCGCCCGGCCAAGCACTACGTCCGCGCCGACCGCCCGCTCGAGCTCAGCCTGCCCGCCCGCGACTACGCCGCCCTGGCCGAGCTCCTCGCCGGCGCCTTCGAGGCCGACCGCTCCGGGGCCGCCAAGGCCGCCCTCAACCGCGCCGCCGCCGCCCTGGGCGCCGAGCTCGGCACCGAGGCGGCCGGCCGGACCGCGCCCGACGGCGACCCGGACCAGGTCCTCGCCGCCGTCCGCCAGGTGCTAGCCGCCCGCGGCTACGAGCCCTACCAGGACCCCGACGGCACCATCCGGCTGCGCAACTGCCCCTTCGACCGCATCGCCGCCCGGCACCGCGAGCTGGTCTGCGGAGCCAACCACGCCATGCTCCAAGCCCTCACCCACCAGGTCGACGGCGACCCGCCGACCGTCCGGGCGGTGCTGGACCCACAGCCCGGACGCTGCTGCGTCACCTTGACCCGCGCCAGCTGA